From Diaminobutyricibacter sp. McL0608, one genomic window encodes:
- the otsA gene encoding alpha,alpha-trehalose-phosphate synthase (UDP-forming) — protein MVIVSNRLPVDRVTGDDGSASWRPSPGGLVAALEPVMRQEDGVWIGWAGVADEQIDPFEADGISILPVPLSEQEIEEYYEGFSNDTLWPLYHDVIAPPSFHREWWDAYLRVNRRFADAAARASAPGAVVWVHDYQLQLVPAMLREARPDLVIGFFNHIPFPPYGIYSQLPWRRQIIDGLLGADVIGFQRLADAGNFSRAVRRLKGFETRGPIIEVPIVSDDPSSGSHRHVTTNRHGGLVRTVLARQFPISIDTQKYQDLANRPEIQERARQIREDLGNPTTIMLGVDRLDYTKGIGHRLKAFGELLAEGQIAVDDVTLVQVASPSRERVETYRLLRDEIELTVGRINGDYSSISHTAISYLHHGYPREEMVALYLAADVMLVTALRDGMNLVAKEYVASRVDEDGVLVLSEFAGASDELRQALLINPHDIEGLKETMMSAIAMPRRERARRMRALRKRVITNDVARWSASFLDALTRSAHGDHPLQNPPTNRG, from the coding sequence CTGGTCATCGTCTCGAACCGACTTCCCGTCGACCGTGTGACCGGTGACGACGGGTCGGCCTCGTGGCGGCCTTCGCCCGGCGGGCTCGTCGCAGCCCTCGAGCCGGTGATGCGGCAGGAGGACGGTGTCTGGATCGGCTGGGCCGGTGTCGCCGACGAGCAGATCGACCCGTTCGAGGCCGACGGGATCAGCATCCTGCCCGTTCCGCTGAGCGAGCAGGAGATCGAGGAGTATTACGAGGGCTTCTCCAACGACACCCTGTGGCCGCTCTACCACGACGTCATCGCGCCCCCGAGCTTCCATCGTGAGTGGTGGGATGCGTACCTGCGCGTGAACCGGCGGTTCGCGGATGCGGCGGCCCGCGCATCCGCACCCGGTGCTGTCGTGTGGGTCCACGACTACCAGCTCCAGCTGGTGCCCGCGATGCTGCGCGAGGCACGACCCGACCTGGTGATCGGATTCTTCAACCACATCCCCTTTCCTCCGTACGGCATCTATTCGCAGCTGCCGTGGCGCCGCCAGATCATCGACGGACTGCTCGGCGCGGACGTGATCGGGTTCCAGCGCCTGGCGGATGCGGGCAACTTCTCTCGCGCGGTGCGCCGGCTCAAGGGTTTCGAGACGCGCGGACCGATCATCGAGGTGCCGATCGTGTCGGACGATCCGTCCTCCGGGTCGCACCGCCACGTGACCACGAACCGGCACGGTGGGCTCGTGCGAACGGTGCTCGCCCGGCAGTTCCCGATCTCGATCGACACCCAGAAGTACCAGGACCTGGCGAATCGTCCCGAGATCCAGGAGCGCGCCCGCCAGATCCGCGAAGACCTCGGCAACCCGACCACGATCATGCTCGGTGTCGACCGTCTCGACTACACGAAGGGCATCGGTCACCGCCTGAAGGCGTTCGGCGAATTGCTGGCCGAAGGCCAGATCGCGGTCGACGACGTCACGCTGGTGCAGGTGGCGAGCCCCAGCCGCGAACGGGTGGAGACGTACCGGTTGCTGCGCGACGAGATCGAGCTCACGGTCGGCCGCATCAACGGCGACTACAGCAGCATCAGCCACACGGCGATCTCCTACCTGCACCACGGGTATCCCCGCGAAGAGATGGTGGCGCTGTACCTCGCGGCCGACGTGATGCTCGTCACCGCGCTCCGCGACGGCATGAACCTGGTCGCCAAGGAGTACGTCGCCAGCCGTGTCGACGAAGACGGCGTGCTCGTGCTCAGCGAGTTCGCCGGCGCAAGTGATGAGCTTCGCCAGGCGCTGCTGATCAATCCGCACGACATCGAAGGCCTCAAAGAGACGATGATGTCGGCGATCGCGATGCCGAGGCGCGAGCGTGCCCGTCGCATGCGCGCGCTGCGCAAACGAGTGATCACGAATGATGTCGCGCGCTGGTCCGCGTCGTTCCTCGATGCACTGACCCGCAGCGCGCACGGAGACCACCCGCTGCAGAATCCGCCGACCAACCGAGGATGA
- the otsB gene encoding trehalose-phosphatase, which produces MTNTAPPSRAESALALAEALKLAAGADRLLLALDFDGTLAPFVDKPRSARALPQAKAALDRLERLPATWVAFVSGRPLASLEEVTEADADALLIGSHGVELRFGRDGASLDLTDDENATLARLGELLGAIVDATPGTRLEVKPVGFGVHTRNLDEEVAARTNAAAYDAAARVGGDLTVRDGKDILEFSVRGANKGDGIARLRDHVDATAVLFAGDDVTDEDGFAVLKPGDVGIKVGEGDTAARFRVADPETIATLLGMLADAREAWAARR; this is translated from the coding sequence ATGACGAACACCGCTCCACCCAGCCGCGCAGAGTCGGCACTGGCGCTCGCCGAAGCGCTGAAGCTGGCTGCCGGCGCAGACCGGCTCCTCCTCGCCCTCGATTTCGACGGAACACTCGCGCCATTCGTCGACAAGCCGCGAAGCGCCAGGGCGCTCCCGCAGGCGAAGGCCGCTCTCGACCGGCTCGAACGCCTGCCTGCGACGTGGGTCGCCTTCGTCTCCGGCCGACCCCTCGCAAGCCTCGAAGAGGTCACCGAGGCGGATGCGGATGCACTGCTCATCGGCTCGCACGGCGTCGAGTTGCGGTTCGGTCGCGACGGCGCCTCGCTGGATCTCACCGACGACGAGAATGCGACGCTCGCGCGGCTCGGCGAGCTGCTCGGCGCCATTGTCGACGCGACTCCCGGTACGCGTCTCGAGGTGAAGCCTGTCGGGTTCGGCGTCCACACACGCAACCTCGACGAGGAGGTCGCCGCCCGCACCAACGCCGCGGCCTACGACGCCGCCGCACGGGTCGGCGGTGACCTGACCGTCCGCGACGGCAAGGACATCCTCGAGTTCTCCGTCCGCGGTGCGAACAAGGGAGACGGCATCGCGCGGCTTCGTGACCACGTGGATGCGACAGCGGTGCTCTTCGCCGGCGACGACGTGACAGATGAAGACGGGTTCGCCGTTCTGAAGCCGGGCGACGTCGGCATCAAGGTCGGCGAGGGCGACACCGCCGCGCGGTTCCGCGTCGCCGACCCGGAGACGATCGCAACCCTCCTGGGGATGCTCGCGGACGCTCGTGAGGCCTGGGCGGCACGCCGCTAG